In Deltaproteobacteria bacterium, the genomic window CGGCGACCCAATTCGTGCGCGCGCGGAGGAAATGCGTCATCCCGGCACGTTTCGTGATGGACTCGGTCAACTCCGCCACCCACTGCGGTAACTGCGGTTCGGCGATGCCCATCCAACGGCCGATCGCGAGCCGCACATATTCGTAATAACAAGTCAGACTCGAGACCGGATTGCCCGGCAAACCGAAGACGAGTTGCCGGCCGCGACGCCCGCAATAGATCGGCTTCCCCGGTTTCTGACGCACTTTCCAAAAGACCGCTTCGACACCGAGCTCCGCCAGCAGCCCTTTCACATAATCGGCCTGTCCGACCGAGACACCGCCGGTCACGAGCACGACGTCCGCGGTGTCGAGCGCTTGACTCAGAATCACGCGTTGGGCGGCGACATCATCGACTGTCGGTGCATGCACGATCGGCCGAATCCCAAATTCCGTCAGCGCCGCACGCAGCGCCACACTATTGCTCTCGTATAGTTGCCCCGGTTGCAGTGGCTGTCCCAACGGAACAAGTTCGCTCCCGGTCGGGACGATCGCCACACGCGGCCGCTCGTACACGTCGACTGCGGCAACGCCGATGCTCGCCAAATAGCCAACGGCCGCCGCCGTGAGCGGCACACCGACCGCGAACGCAACCTCACCAGCTCGCGTCTCCTCCGCACGTCGTCGCAGATGTGCGCCGTTGCGCATTGGGGCACGGAGCACGATCGTGCCATCCCGCTCCTCGACGTCTTCCAACGGCACCACGGCCGTGGCCCCAGCGGGCACCGGAGCGCCGGTCGTAATGCGCCACGCAGTTCGGGGATCGAAACGTGCCGTGACCACCGGCCCCGCCAATTGCTCGCCCGTCAGTGGCAGCAGCAACGGCTGTGCCGCACTCGCCGCCGCAGTCATTTCATGACAAACGGCAAAGCCATCCATCGCCGAATTATCGAACGCGGGGGAATCGACCACTGCGCGTGGCGCCACCGCCAACGTGCGGCCCAGCGCGTCCGCCAGACCACAGCGCCGCACCGGCCCAGGGGATACGAGCGCCAAGATCGCTTGTTGTGCCTCCGCCACAGAAATCATCGTTTCCTTTGTGCATCACAGCGGGGACAGGTACCGTCAAACCCGCTAGAAAGCTGCATCGCACGGTACCTGTCCCCGCTGCGATGACTTCGACTTCAGCCTGCTAATGTCCCCCACCGCGCATCATCGGATATAAATGAAACAGCGCGGGGAAAATGGCATCCATCGATTCGGCGACGCCGCGCGACGAGCCGGGCAAATTCGCAATCACGGTCTTGCCGCGCACGCCGATCAGGCCGCGCGACAACATCGCGTATGGCGTGCGGCGTTGACCGTGCGCGCGCATCGCCTCGGCGATGCCGGGGATCTCGCGCTCGATCACGCTGCGGGTCGCCTCGACCGTCACGTCGCGCGGGCCGAGGCCGGTGCCGCCGGTCGTTAGCACGAGATCGTAGGCCTCATCTGCCCACTGGCGCAGCGTCGCCGCAATCGCGGCTTGGTCATCGGGCAGCACCAGAAACGTCTGCGGCGTGAGGCTAAAAGCACGCAGCCGTTTCTGGATGTAGGCGCCCGATTTGTCCTCCCGCTTCCCGGCGTGAGTTGCGTCCGAGGTCACCAGAACCGCGACCCGCAAGGACTCCGGAATCCGTTCTTGATAATCGCTCTTCCCACCAGTTTTTTCCACCAACCGCACGCCGCTGATTTCCAGACTCGCGTCCATCGCCTTGCCAATGTCATAGAGCGTCAGCGCGGCGATCGTCGCCGCCGTCAGCGCTTCCATTTCCATCCCGGTGCGCCAAATGGCCGTCACACGCGCTTCGACTCGGAGTTTGCCCTCCACCGCCGCAATCTCCACCAGCACTTGGTCGAGTGGGATCGGATGACAATGCGGAATCAGTTCCCAGGTGCGCTTCGCCGCCAACATCCCGGCTATGCGCGCCACATCCACCGCGTTCCCCTTTGGCGTATCACCGCGCAGTAACGCCTCTAACACCGGCGCCGGCCCCAGCACCCACGCCTCGGCCGTCGCCGTGCGCAATGTCTCGATCTTGTGCGAAATGGATTTCATAGCACGGTCACCCCCCAATCACTTGGATCCGCGGCATCGTTTCTCCTTGCCACTCCGCGACGGTGTGGGCCGCGTGCCCCGCCGGTTTGTGGACAATGGCCTCTTGCAGCCGCGATTGCAACGCCGCATCGTCGTACAGATACGGGCGCAGGTCGTACTCCAATGGACTAAAGAGGCAGAGC contains:
- a CDS encoding molybdopterin molybdotransferase MoeA; its protein translation is MISVAEAQQAILALVSPGPVRRCGLADALGRTLAVAPRAVVDSPAFDNSAMDGFAVCHEMTAAASAAQPLLLPLTGEQLAGPVVTARFDPRTAWRITTGAPVPAGATAVVPLEDVEERDGTIVLRAPMRNGAHLRRRAEETRAGEVAFAVGVPLTAAAVGYLASIGVAAVDVYERPRVAIVPTGSELVPLGQPLQPGQLYESNSVALRAALTEFGIRPIVHAPTVDDVAAQRVILSQALDTADVVLVTGGVSVGQADYVKGLLAELGVEAVFWKVRQKPGKPIYCGRRGRQLVFGLPGNPVSSLTCYYEYVRLAIGRWMGIAEPQLPQWVAELTESITKRAGMTHFLRARTNWVADRWTVTPLGVQESHRLRPFAEANALIVLPEDCTDAVAGSRVCVQQLPIVCGGDVA
- a CDS encoding bifunctional molybdenum cofactor biosynthesis protein MoaC/MoaB — translated: MKSISHKIETLRTATAEAWVLGPAPVLEALLRGDTPKGNAVDVARIAGMLAAKRTWELIPHCHPIPLDQVLVEIAAVEGKLRVEARVTAIWRTGMEMEALTAATIAALTLYDIGKAMDASLEISGVRLVEKTGGKSDYQERIPESLRVAVLVTSDATHAGKREDKSGAYIQKRLRAFSLTPQTFLVLPDDQAAIAATLRQWADEAYDLVLTTGGTGLGPRDVTVEATRSVIEREIPGIAEAMRAHGQRRTPYAMLSRGLIGVRGKTVIANLPGSSRGVAESMDAIFPALFHLYPMMRGGGH